In bacterium, the sequence CGTTTGTAGCTGCTTCGGAAACGGCGCCCGAAGATATCCACGCCGCCGGCGGGATCGGGCTGAAGCATGATCTTGCCGGTCATGCCCCCTTCGGGATGACAGTAACCTTCGGTGAAGGCGAAGGATCCGTCGCGCCGAAGAAAATACAGGGCGTCGAGAACGCCGCGGTCCAGACAGGAGAGCGGACTGATAAACCGCTTGATCATCTCCTCGTATAGTTCAACCATCGTTCGATATCCTTCCTGCATACCGGGGTCGCGAACCCGGCTGGTACGGGGAGCCAGATCGGCCTGCCCCGGGCGAGCGTTGCATACTATGACAGCATGCTTCCCCAGTCAATCCCGAAATCCGTTGACAAGGGCCGTCGCCGTCCGGAGACACGCGGCGGCCGTATCCGGGCGGCGCCGGGACCCGCTTCAGCGGGCGCGGCCCGGGGAGGCCGCCGCCCGGCCTACCAGCCAGGCCACGCCGAAGGTGACGGCGACGCCGGCCAGCGCGGCCATGACGGTGGAGAGGAACTCTCCCTCGACGCAAAGAACGCGATAGTCGGGAAAGGGGGCGGCGAAGGACGGGGCGGCGGCGTGGAGAAAGCGATAGCGATCCGCCACCCATTCCAGTCCGTCGGGAAGCCCGGAAGCGAAGGGGCTGAGCAGCAGGGCCACCAGGACCGCCGCGCCCAGGGGAACGGCGAGCCGGCGCCCGGCGCCGGCTCGGGCGGGAACTGAAGCCCGCAGGAAGAGGCAGCAGCCGACGGTGATGGCGGCTTCGCCCACGCCGATCAAGGCGTGCGTGCCCGCCATGGCTGACGCCACCGTCCCAAACCCGATGACCCCGGCCAGGGAGAGCTCCGCCGCGACCGCCAGCGAAGCCAGCACGACCGAAAGCCAGGAAGCCCCCGCCAGGGCGACGTAGCGGCGAACCGGGCCCGGGGAAGACCCGGCGGCGGCGGAGGCGAGGACGCCGCCCAGACCCGCCCCGATCAGAGCCATGTTGAAGACGTTGGCGCCGAGAACGCTCAATCCTCCGTCGGAAAAAACCAGGCACTGGACGGAAACCACCACCGCCAAAGAGAGTATCCCGAAGGGGATCCCGAGCAGGGATGCCGCCAGGACACCTCCCAGAAGGTGCCCGGAGGTGCCCCCGGAAATGGGGAAATTAAGCATCTGGGCGGCGAATATCAAGGCGGTGACGGCGGCGAACCTCCCCGCCGTCGGGCGCCGGACGCTCCGGACCGCGGCCCAGGCGGCGCCGGCCACCCCGGAGGCGCTGAGGGCGGCGGTGACGGGACAGACCGCCCCGTGCAGCATGGCGTCGGGAATGTGCATGGCCAATCTTCTCCTTGTTTTCCGATTTCGGCTCCGCCCTTCGCGGCGCGCACGGAAGACGGAGTGTTTTTCAGTATAGCCGAACACCCCGGAACCCGCAACCGCGCCGAGTCGAGGAAGGAGAAAGGCATCTTGCTTTTGCGCATCCGCGGCGGGCGTGTTAGAATTCCCCGAAACGAGGGTCCCGACTTGTCCAAGATCCTGATAGTCGACGACAACCGCGACGAGCGGCGGATGATCGAACTGATCATCCAACAATATTCCAACCACGAAACCGTCTTCGCCGAAAACGGCGTCCAGGCGGTGGAGGCGGCGCCCGGCACCGATCTCATTCTCATGGACGTGATGATGCCCGGCGAAGACGGCGTCGCGGTTTTCCAACGCCTGCGCCGGGACCGGAAAACGGCGTCGATCCCGGTGGTATTCATGTCGGCCTACCCGGACTCCCTCAAGGAGCGGCTCTCCCCCGAGCATGCCGAAAAGATCGAATGCCTCTCCAAACCCATCAACCCGGACAAGCTGGTAACCCGCATCAACCAGGCCCTGGATCAGACCAGGGCCCACAGCCAGCTGCTGGCCCAGAACTTTTCCGCGACGGAACAGCTCACCATCCTCCTGACCGCCATCGAACAGACCGGCGACGGCATCACGCTCACCGACAAGGACCGGAACTGGCTCTTCATCAACCAGGCCGAAGTGGAGATGTTCGGGTATACGCTCGAAGAGTTCCAGAAACTCGATGCCGGCGACATCTACACGCCCGAGAGCTACCGGAAACTGATGGAGGAGGCCATCCCCCGGATAAGCCGGGAAGGCCACTGGGAAGGGGAACTGACCGCCACCCGCAAAGAGGGGCTGCGGTTCCCGGTCCTGGTCAGCCTCTCCCTGCTGACCGACAACTCCGGCAAGTTCCTGGGGATCATCGGCATCACCAAGGACATCAGCGTCCTGAAAAACGCCTACGCGGAACTTCAGGAAGCCCAGGAAGCCCTGGTGCGGTCGGAGCGTCTGAACGCCCTGGGGGAGATGGTCGAGGGGATCGCCCACGAGTTCAACAACATCCTGGCCAACATCCTCGGCAACACCCAGCTGCTGCTTCAGTCGGAGCGCGAGCCCTCGATCCAGAAACGGCTGCGCAGCATCGAGCGCGCCGCCATGGCCGGCGCCGAGTCGGTGAAAAGCCTTCAGACCTTCACCCTGGGGCACCCCGAGAACATCAGCCAGGAGATCGACCTCTCCGACCTCCTCCGGGACGTGCTCAACCGCACCCGCCCCCGCTGGAGGGACATCGCTCAGAAGAAAGGCCTGACCATCACCATGACCCCGGAACTCCAACCTTCCATCGTCATCCACGGCAACCTGGAGGAACTGAGAACCGCATTCTCCCACATCGTTTTCAACGCCATCGACGCTCTCAGCCACGGGGGCAACATCGGAGTGCAGACCTGGCGCGACGGCCAGAAAGCCTACGCCCGCATCACCGACAACGGGTGCGGAATGCCCCCCCAGGTCCTGGAACGAGTCTTCGAGCCCTTCTTCACCACCGAACGGCCGTTGAAAACCGGGATGGGGATGAGCGAAACCTACGGAATCATCAAAAAACATTGCGGCAATATCTCCATCAAGAGCGAAGTCGGCCGGGGAACGACCGTCACGGTGGTTCTCCCCGTCTTCTCCCCGGAAGCGGAAACCGCCCGGGCCGGCGACGGCCCGACGACGCGGCGACAGGCTCCCGGACGCCCCCGGGAAGGACGCATCCTCCTGATCGACGACGACGAAAGCGTCCTGGGTATCCTGGAGGAAACCCTGACCCGGGCCGGCTACCGGATCGTCAGCCGCACCGACCCCAAACAGGGCCTGGAGGACGTCAAGGCCGGGTCGTTCGACCTGGTGGTCACCGATCTGGGGATGACCGGCATGAACGGCATCAGCCTGGCCAAAATGGTCCGGGAGATTTCCCCCGAAACCAAAGTGGCGCTGATCACGGGCTGGATCGACAACCTGGACGACGAGGACCCCGATCTCAAGACCCTGGACGCGGTCTGGGGAAAACCCTTCGATATCAAACATCTTCTGGCCGAATGCGACAAGCTCATCGAGCGCTAACGCCGAACACGGGAAATAAAAAACGAAGGTGAACCCTCCTTTCTGGCAAGCGATACTGGATTCGGATTTTTTCGGAAAGTGCATCGTCTTCCTGCTGTTCCTCGCCTCCATCTACTCCACCACTCTGATCGTGGGAAAAGTCTGCGATCTGCAACGGGCCCGGCGGGCCCTGCGGCGGCTGCTGAGCCTTTTCCGGCAGACCAGCCGCGCCCCCTTCCTCATCACCACCAAGGGGAACGAAGCGCTCGAACCCGCGGCCGGAATCTACCGGGCCGGGTGCCGGGAACTGACCTGGCAGCTGCAACGGAGCCGGGCGGAAAACGCCCTGAGTCGGTGGCAGTTCGAAAAAATCGAAAACGCCCTCCTCAACCGGGCCGACGAGGACTGCTCCCAGCTGCGGCGCTACCTGGCCTCCCTGAGCACCATCGCGGCGGCGGGCCCGATGGCGGGGCTGCTCGGCACCGTCTCCGGAGTGCTGTTGGCTTTTCAGGGGATGGGCGAATTCGGGTCGGCCACCATCGCCGCGGTGGCCCCGGGTATTTCGGGGGCCCTGATCACCACGGTCTTCGGCCTGATCGTGGCCCTGCCGGCGTTGATCGCCTTCAACCTCATCAACAAGGGGTTGGACAACTACCGGGTCGAGCTCTACCGCTTCGCCGAGGTGTTCATGCGGGCGGTGGAGACGCACTACCCGGTGCTGGAGCCGCTGGAAGCCCCCCGGGGGGGCGCGGAGGCGGAATGATCCGACGACCGGAACCGACGAAGACGGGCCTGGCCGAGATCAATATGCTCAACCTCGTCGACGTCATGCTGGTCCTGCTTATCATCTTCATTCTGGTCGCCCCGATCATGGAACACGGAATCGACGTCCGTCTCCCCTCGTCTTCGCCGTCGAGCATCCAGCCCACGGGCGAAACCCTCACCGTCAGCATCGCGCCCCCGGGCCGGATCTACCTGGACGACCGGAGGGTGACCATCGACGAACTCAAGGAGACCCTGGCCCGCGCGGCCGCGGTCAACCCCCAGACCCCGGTCACCCTCCGCGGCGACGAAAAACTCGATTACGGACTGGTGGTTACGGTTCTCGACGGGATCAAGAGCAGCGGAATTTCCCGGATCGGCATCGCCACGGTGCCGGCGGGGGGGAAGAGGTAACCGGGGCGGCCGGGCCCCCGGGGTGGGCCCCGGAAGGGTCCGGCGGGATCGACTGATGAAGAACGGCAGGTATGTGCGCATCCTTCTCTTTCTGGTCGTCCCCGCCCATATTCTTCTGTTCGTCCTCTTCGTGATCGCGGGCGGCGCCGACGACGACGATTTTCTGGAGAGCACGGTGACGGGGGTGGAGCTGGTGGACGTTCCCTCCGCCCCCCCGGAGGCCGACGCGCCGGTCACGCTTCCCGAAAAACCGCCCGAGGAACCGGAACCGGAAGCGGAACCCGAACCCGAACCCGCCCTCAAACCCCAACCGGTCGTGAGAAAGCTTCCGGCGGCGGATTCGGGCCCCATCGAACCCCGTCTGGAGGAACGACTGAAGCAGCGCCTGGCGGGAGTGACGGCGCCGGCCGCCGCCGCCCGGCCCGTCTCCTCCGGGAGCGCCGCCGTCCAGACGGGAACCTGGTACCATACGTACATCCAGCAGCGGATGTACAGCCTCTGGAAACAACCGTCGCGGTCGCTGGTCAAGCAGCCCCGGGCGACGGCGGTGGTCTCCTTCCGGGTCTACCGGGACGGCCACATCGAAAACATCAGGATCTCCCGCTCGTCGGGGAGCAGGGTCATGGACGATTCCGTCCTCGAAGCCGTCCGCCTGGCCGACCCGCTGATTCCTCCCACCGGGCAGGAGAAACGCTACGAGGAATACGAACTGCTCTTCGAACTCAAGGAATAGCCGGGCATCAGCCCCGGCGTTTCATTCCGGCCTTCTCCAGAATCCAGATCAGGGGGCACCAATCGGTAAAAGCCGATTGGAGCAGGTTGAGCCCGACGAAGGCGGTGAACCACAGCCAGTTGGGGTTCACCCATACCGCCAGGGCCGTGCCGGCCAGAATGAAGAATCCGGCGACTCCCCGCAGACATCTCTCGATCATGATTTCTCCTCGGTTCGGTTTCCCGGCCCCCCGGAGGTTTCCCCTCAGAAACCGTAACGGGCGGCCAGGTAAACGTTGCTGTCCTGAGCGAACTGGCCGAAGAACGTCCAATCGTCCTCCCCCCAGAAAACGTTGGCCCCGGCCTCGGCGGTCCAGTGGTCGTCGAAACGGTAGCTGACGTTGGGGCGCAGGTAGAAATCCCGGTCGGAGGGGGAACAGTACCCGAAGAAGGAGAGAACCAGGTTCTGTCGGAGCAGGCGCCAGGTCAGTCTCAGGGTGAGGACGTGCCGGGCCTCGTCCCGGGGGTGCTCGCCGGGGGGGAGGACTTCGCGGTAGCGGTCGTAGTTGAGCAGAACCTCCAGGTAGTACTGGGCGGCGGCGTTGAAGTCGGCGAACAACTCCTGTTCGTATCCGGCGAGGAAACGCAGTTCGCCGTTTTTCACCAGCGGATCGGAACCGGAGGCGTCGTCGCGGGAATCGTACCAGCCGCACTCCAGGTTGCCGATCCCGGGACCGACGGGTCCGCGGCCGCTGAGACCGTACACCGACAACCGGGGAAACGTCCACTCCCCGGAGCCGGGGTCGAAACCGGCCGGGCTCTTCCAGAACCCGTAGTAGCCGTACGCGGCCAGTTCGTAACCTCCGAAAGTCCGGTAGAGCCGGGCCGACGCCTCGGCGTCCGTGAACCAGGTCTGGGGCCGTTCGGTCCGGAGCACGGCATCGCGGCCGGCGATACGGTCCAGGAGCGGGTTGAAGTACGAAAGCCTGCTCCCGTCGATATAGCGGTCGGCGTTGAAGCAGGGGGCATAGACCAGGTCCAGGTTGGCCGCCGGGCTGAAGAACGAAGCCACGACCGCGTCCGAGGGGGCTTTCAGATATTCGACGTCCCGGCCGATAAAGAACGACTGCCAGTCCTTGGGGAAAAGATCGTTGATGAAGAGGAGGTCGCCGGTGCCCCAGGTGATGATCTGCCGCCCGATCTTGAGGTCGACGAAGGGGAGCGGGGTCAGGGCCACGCGGGCTTCCCTGAGGTCGAACCAGCCCCGCCCGGTAGCCAGATCGACGGTTTCATGGTCGTAGACCGGATCGTACAGCAGGTCGGCCCGGATGCGGGCGGACCAGTCGCGCCAGGCTTTTTCCGCTTCCCCCTGCACCCGGAACTCGCCCAGGGACATGTCTTTTTCGTAAGGATCGTTCTGCGTGCGAACGCCGACCCGGGCATCCGCGAAACCGGAAAAATCGAAGGGGATCGACCACGTTCCCCCTTCCCCGTCCGCTGACGCCTCGGCGGCGCCCGAAGTTCCCGTCCCCAGCCCCGCCGGGAGCGAAGGCTCCGACGCTCCTCCCAACCCGACGGGGAGCGAGGGCTCCGACGCCCCGCCCAAGCCGGCGGGAAGCGTGGGTTCGGAACGCCCCGCCGCCGCGGAAACGGCCAGGAGAACCGCCGCGGCCCAGGACATCCTCATCGCCGGTCTCATCGCCTCCTCCTCTCAGCGCAGATATTCGCGCGGGGGTTTGCGCAGGTAGCGTTCGGAGAAGATCTCGTCGGGCAGCCCGATGTTGTAGGCCACGTTGGAGTAGCTCATCTCCGTTCG encodes:
- a CDS encoding energy-coupling factor ABC transporter permease produces the protein MHIPDAMLHGAVCPVTAALSASGVAGAAWAAVRSVRRPTAGRFAAVTALIFAAQMLNFPISGGTSGHLLGGVLAASLLGIPFGILSLAVVVSVQCLVFSDGGLSVLGANVFNMALIGAGLGGVLASAAAGSSPGPVRRYVALAGASWLSVVLASLAVAAELSLAGVIGFGTVASAMAGTHALIGVGEAAITVGCCLFLRASVPARAGAGRRLAVPLGAAVLVALLLSPFASGLPDGLEWVADRYRFLHAAAPSFAAPFPDYRVLCVEGEFLSTVMAALAGVAVTFGVAWLVGRAAASPGRAR
- a CDS encoding biopolymer transporter ExbD gives rise to the protein MIRRPEPTKTGLAEINMLNLVDVMLVLLIIFILVAPIMEHGIDVRLPSSSPSSIQPTGETLTVSIAPPGRIYLDDRRVTIDELKETLARAAAVNPQTPVTLRGDEKLDYGLVVTVLDGIKSSGISRIGIATVPAGGKR
- a CDS encoding energy transducer TonB, producing the protein MKNGRYVRILLFLVVPAHILLFVLFVIAGGADDDDFLESTVTGVELVDVPSAPPEADAPVTLPEKPPEEPEPEAEPEPEPALKPQPVVRKLPAADSGPIEPRLEERLKQRLAGVTAPAAAARPVSSGSAAVQTGTWYHTYIQQRMYSLWKQPSRSLVKQPRATAVVSFRVYRDGHIENIRISRSSGSRVMDDSVLEAVRLADPLIPPTGQEKRYEEYELLFELKE
- a CDS encoding response regulator; amino-acid sequence: MSKILIVDDNRDERRMIELIIQQYSNHETVFAENGVQAVEAAPGTDLILMDVMMPGEDGVAVFQRLRRDRKTASIPVVFMSAYPDSLKERLSPEHAEKIECLSKPINPDKLVTRINQALDQTRAHSQLLAQNFSATEQLTILLTAIEQTGDGITLTDKDRNWLFINQAEVEMFGYTLEEFQKLDAGDIYTPESYRKLMEEAIPRISREGHWEGELTATRKEGLRFPVLVSLSLLTDNSGKFLGIIGITKDISVLKNAYAELQEAQEALVRSERLNALGEMVEGIAHEFNNILANILGNTQLLLQSEREPSIQKRLRSIERAAMAGAESVKSLQTFTLGHPENISQEIDLSDLLRDVLNRTRPRWRDIAQKKGLTITMTPELQPSIVIHGNLEELRTAFSHIVFNAIDALSHGGNIGVQTWRDGQKAYARITDNGCGMPPQVLERVFEPFFTTERPLKTGMGMSETYGIIKKHCGNISIKSEVGRGTTVTVVLPVFSPEAETARAGDGPTTRRQAPGRPREGRILLIDDDESVLGILEETLTRAGYRIVSRTDPKQGLEDVKAGSFDLVVTDLGMTGMNGISLAKMVREISPETKVALITGWIDNLDDEDPDLKTLDAVWGKPFDIKHLLAECDKLIER
- a CDS encoding MotA/TolQ/ExbB proton channel family protein, whose protein sequence is MNPPFWQAILDSDFFGKCIVFLLFLASIYSTTLIVGKVCDLQRARRALRRLLSLFRQTSRAPFLITTKGNEALEPAAGIYRAGCRELTWQLQRSRAENALSRWQFEKIENALLNRADEDCSQLRRYLASLSTIAAAGPMAGLLGTVSGVLLAFQGMGEFGSATIAAVAPGISGALITTVFGLIVALPALIAFNLINKGLDNYRVELYRFAEVFMRAVETHYPVLEPLEAPRGGAEAE
- a CDS encoding DUF2892 domain-containing protein, with translation MMIERCLRGVAGFFILAGTALAVWVNPNWLWFTAFVGLNLLQSAFTDWCPLIWILEKAGMKRRG